A part of Olleya sp. Bg11-27 genomic DNA contains:
- a CDS encoding DUF423 domain-containing protein, which yields MLGTILGLLSVILGAFGAHGLKDLVSPESIVSYETGVKYQMYHAFLLLIVGGQGFVSQKGKTVMFYLILVGTILFSGSIYGLATNNLSAFDFKSIAFVTPLGGLFLIVSWGVMLTNILKQKHNN from the coding sequence ATGTTAGGAACCATCCTTGGATTGTTGAGTGTCATTTTAGGTGCGTTTGGCGCACATGGCTTGAAGGATTTGGTATCCCCAGAGTCTATTGTAAGTTATGAAACAGGGGTGAAGTATCAAATGTATCATGCTTTTTTGCTTTTGATTGTAGGTGGTCAAGGTTTTGTTAGTCAGAAGGGTAAAACTGTTATGTTTTATTTAATATTGGTTGGAACTATTCTTTTTTCAGGTTCCATTTATGGATTGGCAACAAATAACTTGTCCGCTTTTGATTTTAAATCAATTGCATTCGTAACTCCTCTCGGAGGCTTGTTTTTAATAGTGTCATGGGGTGTTATGTTGACAAATATTTTAAAGCAAAAACATAATAATTAA